The following nucleotide sequence is from Corylus avellana chromosome ca7, CavTom2PMs-1.0.
attataatatttggaATGAAAAACCAATGACTTCAGGAAATGACAATCACCTAATTAAATGAATTGTCATGATCATTGCCGTAGCATTGGCTTAGGCTAGTCATGTTGTATCAATCTTCAAAGATGCTTGTCTTTAATTTCTAATATAGTTTTCAAGGATAGTCTTCCTTCCcatttataaaaggaaaatgcttttGGAATACTACATTTTTTTACTACAATTACATTGCACATTCCTTCATgttgattaagaaaaaaatttgacaaataaatttaattgtttaataactAATTTGATTTGTTTCACATAAAACAGTCACGttaatttaaaagagagaaatattatatattactttttttgtcTCACAATGCTAATATAACAATCACAATCAACCAATATTGGACATATAGACTTTATAACAATAACATATCAAATGGTTAGTGAGTTATTTATACTAGAAACCATGTTTTTATCACACAATACTGACGTGACCGTTTCAATCAATCAATCCTTAGATCATTTAttgcttaaaaataataatcaaatggcTTATTAGAACTGCTACATCAGCATTATGtgataattgtaagataaaaatatagtatatatatatagcattacttaaTCGTTAGTTGAGACCGCCGCATCAATATTATATAGTGATTAAAAATGCTTACTCTTATAGAAATGCCTATTGTGAGTTTAAAACAAAGTAGCTTTCTGTGTTGTCTTCATATGAGATAAAAGAATTTGACAAAGTAGCTTTCTGTATTATGCCTTCATGAAATAAAGAATTTGTTTAGTAGCCACCATGCACATGTGGTCCTCTTGTTGTTTTCATTATTGTCCTTTTTTTGGGGGTTGAACAGGAAAGATGGAATAGATGGTTTTGAATCTATAATTAGGGATTGCAAAATATTGAAGCTTTCTAGTTTCTACCATCTAATCTAATTAGTGCACGGCAGCTTCAGAATTATTGTCACAAAATCATATCCTAACTATATATTATGCTTTCTCATATATATCAATGACCGTTAGTCATTTCCTCCATGTGGATCAATCAAATGCATGACAGTTTGCTTAAAGTAGGACCCCTGTAGAAATTGCCAAAGTAACATCGACTGTGTAGCAAACCTACTAAAAACCAACAGAGTAGTTTCAGTGCAAGAGCCAAGGGAAAGCAAATATAGTAACCAGACCTTTTCTCCTCCTCATAGATTCTCCAGTTGCTTTCATGCATTCAATATTATTACCTTATATCTCTCACACCCTATAGCCTCCCGGAAAATCAAACCCTAGCGCTAttcctttcttttatatatatatatattggcttgATTTTCGGCCGGTGGAAGAATGATGGAGGAAGCTCCAGCTCCAGCCCCAGCAGCTCCTTATTGGATGTGGATGAGGAGGAAACAAATCTTACAGTCGCATTCTCCGCCATCAATGACTactttttctcttaacaacaaCTCATGGGAAGAGAGGGCGTTTGCAGAAGACGCAGCTGGCGGGGCTCTTGGGGGATGCATATGGCCTCCAAGATCTtattcttgtaatttttgtaaTAGAGAATTCAGGTCTGCACAAGCCCTAGGTGGCCACATGAACGTCCATAGAAGGGATAGAGCAAGGCTCAAACAATCTCTTAGCCCCATCAATGACCATTCTAGCCCTACTACCGTTGCATCTCCAGGTGATTCTAGGGTTTCAGCTGCCTTATCGAATATTCCAGAAAATTTAAGTGAAAATCATGATCATACTTTTGCCTCTGCTTATTCTTCTTCTGTAATTGCTCCATCTTGTTCCGAGACTGTGGGGGTTAGACTGGAAAAGAGTACTACTCCTTCAAGGGCTCATCAAGATCACTCTATATGTCTAGGTTATGATCATGATTATGTTGAAACTGATTTGTCTGTGGGCATGAATAATCCGTTTGTTAGTAGCAAAAGATCTAAGACTAGTGCAGTTTCTTCACTGTCCTTCTTTCTCAAGGCTTGTTCAGATGATAATGCATACCATCTTCAGACGACAGCTGAGGACTTGGATCTTGAGCTCAGGCTTGGTGATCCACCTAAAGTGAAGTAATTGCATTTTGTTTGTTGTATGGAAGAGAGAATCGTTGATGttaatttgtttctctttcctTTCCTACCTGATCTTATTGATCTTAAAGCTAACAGGCAGAGGTTATATTGAATCTTGATTAATGAAATGAAAAGCTTGTTTTTCAATGGTGTTGACTTAATTATTGTGTCCAATTTTTCTGATGATTTCATTTCTATCTGTTCTGGAGCTAGCTGTCCTGTATGATAATGATCAGCTGGGTTTGCCACTTGATCCTTGCTGTGATCATAAAATGACAAAGGTGGTCGAAGTTGTGGTTGTTGATAAaattgacacacacacacacacatgatGAAGTCGTGTTCTATCTAAAGCATCTTTTCCCCATTACTTCAATTGAAAAACAGATGTAATTTCTGAATTACTTCGTGGAGCTAGCTAGCATACTACTGATCATGACATTTTAACAACAAGGTTTTTGGCTtagaataaaacaaattaaaaaaaaaaaaaaaaaaaaaaaaaaggaaaagaaaagaaaaagaaaacaagtttTTTGAGATGTGATCCAGCTGTTATAGTACTTTCATCACTGTTTTACAGGCTAGCTAGGTTTTTCTGAAGATGGCAATTCAGATTCATTCGTTTTTGTTTGACACGGTGAAACCCTTACTAATTAACTGCGAGTTGgaacatgagagagagagagagatgcataTAATTTGACAGTGGGCTTTGGAAGGGGTGAAAAACAGGGAGTAAAACTGACACTTAAGAGTCACTTCAGCTACATCCCCAAAAGGACCAAAGTAAAAAATTACCAAGTGACGTACACGGTACATCACACAACATGAATTCCCTCTTTACCTGTATGATTACCAACATCAACAAGAGAAGTAATATTACACCCACGTACGTACGTTTGATCCTCCGATAAATTCCAAACACCAGTGTTAATTTGTTCCACACTTTCGTTCTCCACTCTACACCCTCCAAATAGTCCACCAACTCCATggaatcaatttgaataaacaACAAATTTCAATATATACCATTATTTTATGTTGCCAGCGAGCGAAGATCACATCAATATTGGCACTATTTACGCCttctttgtttttacttttggCTCTATGCTAGCTACTATAATATTACACACACTCAACAACCGATCCAAGACCAAAAACCTAGCAACCTAAAACTCTAGACCCCTGTCTAGTTATAGTAATGTGGTACAGGTTATAGCCACCTTTTGACACCGACGGTTCCTCCAGAATACACGGCGAGGTCtcagtgtttttttttcaacgATTCTTAACAAGGAAATTTGATGAAACATCGCTTTTGACTTAATGGGTTATCCGGAGTGAAAGCAACTGATACGTTGCCATGTGTAGATCCCAGGGAATTTATGTTGCCCGTTGCCCAACAAAATTTCTTCCATTAAAGGAAGCTTGTACAGTAGTACGTGATTTTCTAGAGGGACACGTGTACATGTGGGGTTCCGGGTCCCTGTTTCCAATTCGGGTTCAGAATAGGGAAAGTGAGGTTGGTTTCTTCGGTTACCATGAAGTGCCTGTTTTGTGTAAGATCGAGATAGCTAGAATTTGTTGTTTTGTCTGGCTTGTGTTTCTTTTAAGGAGTTGGGGGCCGGGTTTGGTTCTCTTGCAACAGTTTGGTTCTGTCTGAGTATTAACGTGCACACAGGGAAGAGCCAGAGGGTGCACATGGGCTTGATGTGTCTCCATATGTTTCTTTCAAGGATTCATTTGCAGTAATTCAATGGGAATGAGGACACTTTCTCAGCTTTTACGTAggtttctttatttatttatgagcGTCTGCTTTGGAAAATCTGATCTTGTCATAAATGTGGTTCAAACTTCTCCTCTGCAGTAACTGTGAAGTGCTGTTAGAATTCaataatgttacttttattttgatttaatgttAAATCTTCACctatttcaaaaatataaacaaatgataaataatgaatttaattattttgctaaATCGATCAACTctcatttcaatatatattttaaatatcatACGTATTGGGCCACACAtaagtaaaaatgttaaaatataaattaaatagttaaattcattcattcattcctATCAATTTAAACATTTTCCTTAGCCGGCTTTAGTGTTTTAGAGTACTTTTGAATCTTGTTGATCACAAAACATGGCTAATGGACgacaattttcactttttaggaataaaatcttctcaatttcaaacaaaattgaaagtATTCATTTATTGGTCAGGATTTAAAGTTGGTACATgatgtcatgttttaaaaaaagaaaaacgttGACCCTATGTATACATAAGCTCAACGTTCGGGCACCAGTTAGATGCACCaactttaaatttgattttgtttgaaatagagaggatctttGTCCTACTTCTTGAGTCGGTCTACTTTATTATGGTAGGCTAAAATTTTACCTACTCCTAGGAAAACATTTTCCCATTACTTATTGAATGCATAcagaaacaaaattcaataacaCCATCCTCGCGAGTCcttttttcacattttccaTGTGTTTTCACCCATATTCTCATGTTCGTAGTAATGTTTTCTCATCATAGGAGTAAGTGTTTAATTAGGAAAACGTTTAAGTCTCATCCTTTTGAACCAGCATGTACGTGCATGTGAAGATGTAAGGGTGAGATCACACAATAAAATATATGGTCATTCCCATACCTAATCATCTCCACATAAGGTGATCCCCTTCAACGTAAaattctctatatatatgtCCCCAAGAGATTGCTTAATTGGTTaggaccatgcctaatgaagcggaggtcactagttcgaatccccctcccttCTCTTTTGCGGacatgttcaaaaaaaaaaaattcctatatatataaaatttcgaatacacaatattttttttaaaaatgatgtggaaGGGAATTTTTCTAAGATTGTCTATATATTGAACTGATATGTGTTATtaaaatatgtgaaaataaaaaatatacgtgAGAATCATATATCTAATAGACCGAattaaaggattaaaaaaaaaaaaaaaactttctacGAACTTCGAATAGAATCACTATAAAGTAGTATCTCTCCTCGGCCCTTTAGTGCCGTGGACCGTGGTGGGCGAGCATTGAAGTATCCGTATTCTTGTGCAATCGCCTTTCTTGGCCCAAACAAATCATTCATTAAGCCCTAGCCTGTCCCGTTTGTGGAATGAAAGTCAAGGCGCTTGGGCCTAATTGGGTTGAAAGTgcctgcttttcttttttttttttttttttttcaaatgatattattaaatttttacttattttaaaagtttaaattaataaaaagcctaaaaatagttaaaacgcacttttgacaaaagctttaaaataaaacttttgcgtaaaaactttttttgatttaaaaactttatttctcaaatacaatttcaaacaaactcttaaaaaagagatagatataataaaaaaaagcatatGCTTTAATTAATCTAAATATTTGTTTAGGAAACGAAAAGGTGGAGTGGTGGGCCCATGTACTCACTTGCAAAATAAAACTCACGCAACAAAATGTAAGTTGTCGCCGTCAAATTTGATACTCTTTAATAACTGGATTCGGATCCCGCGAGAAATTACCCATAAGAAATGACTGAAATTTTAGTCATTGAATTTCATCTAATGATTTATACACTACCATAtgtctatttaattaaaaaaaatttaaaaaataaaaaaataaaaaattataataaaaaaattataataaaagatgATCAATTCTGCGGTCGCTTCTGGCCAAATTTCCATTTGGCTTCAGTTCATCCTGTTGCCGCTGTAATGGCCTGAAATGCCCTACTCTCAGTGATTTCCAAATTTACCAAGCACTTCAACAGATCTCGTGGGAGAGTCTCACCACCCCTAACCACAATATCGCTGCTTCAAGGGTTCTTGTGGCGAGTATTTTACCACCCCTACggccaaacccaaaataaaagaaaaatgagtttGGCCTAGGGGGTGGCTCATGTCTCAgattgggtggccggccaccccatactttttttctaattttttattttattattattttgttttatattttctttttaaaacttaaataatattttggcattttttaattaaaaggacATGTGGCAAATTATAGATCATTGGATGAAATTTAATAGCTAAGATTTCACCCATTTTTGATGGGCAATTCCCAGCCATTGTTGGGGATCCCGAGATCGGGATCCCCAGCAATAGCCGAAGAAATGTTGGAGGgaatttttttcatccaacgGTCTACATCTCGCCACGtgtcctattaaaaaaatataattatatatatatatatactgtaagaataaaatattatatttttaaacgGAAGGAAAcgtagcaattttttttttttttttttctgttaaacTATTTGCTTATTACGTGGCAAGTTGTAacggttggattttttttaacagatcCCAGCGGCTTCTCTttggaaatggagaggaacccTAGAGTTGCAATTGCAGAGAGTAGAGAGACAGCCAaacaaggagagagagagagagagagagagagagagagctggagATATTGATTGATGGAATGTAGTGGTAAAGGACCAAGATGGTCCCTCAAGGTAATGACGGCTCTTGTCACCGGCGGTACCCGTGGCATTGGGTCTGTTCCTGTCAATCCCaagaaaatataaactttcttgttcccaatttaattttttgttcaattcAGATAAACTCTTGTGGTTGCAATGTGTTTTTTGCTTTGTGGGTAGGCATGCCGTGGTGGAGGAGCTAGCTGGCTTTGGTGCGTCCGTGCACACGTGTTCCAGGAACGAAGCGGAGCTCAATAAGTGCTTGAAGGAATGGGAGGCAAAGGGCTTTGTGGTCTCTGGGTCGGTGTGCGACGCGTCGTCACGTGCCCACAGAGAGCGGCTCGTGGAGGACGTGGCTTCTGTTTTCGGTGGCAAGCTCAACATACTTGTGAGTACCCACAAAATGATATCTTTGAGATCATTTCGTTTATGAGTCCCAAAACTCATTTGCGTTTTAGCGCTCCATAAAGGGCTTTCAAAGGAAAGAAATGGCCGTTTgatttcttcactttttttccACTCTTCTGTGAGCACATTACTACGGCTATCTGTTGTTCTAAAACGATAGTACGGAGAAGGAcaaagttgagagagagagacggggTTTTATTGAGAAGTTTGCTTGCGACTTCCAGTGACCACCGCAGATGAAATAATGGAAGCTGTATAATAAGTGACAGAAGTGGGTTATATTGTCATATCGGCTCTGTTTGCCAATGGCTTGGAAAAAGAAAGTTCCCTACAACCAGCAAGATTTGATTGATGCGTGAAAAACATAAGAATGCTtgatatgaaaaagtgaaaagaaaaataattgtgttttgcagtaattttttttatttaaatagtagtaaaatgtgattgatataatgtaaaaataagaataatgagagttgaatttgagatgaatacTATAGAGCTTTTTTTTGAGTCCAGTGGCAAACAACCCCCATATCAATGCCTTTTTCATCTTTTCCTAgccaactttttctcttttgcatttgcataattagatttttttttttttcatatcttttGTGGCTAGCTTTACCCAACACAACCGAATCTCAAATAGGCCCTTAATATTGGCAAAGGTGTGTTTGGCCACGTCTAATGTGATTAAGATAAAATTCCTTTAATTGGATGTGGGGTTTATTTCAATGGACCCCAATTCAATTTTGTTGTCCCAATTTTGGGCAGATCATCAAATAGAAACCAGAGCTCGTCTTTCTTATTGTTATTGAACTTGAGTGCAGGCCTTATCGTTGACGACTTGAGGTAATAAATAGCAATGCAATTTCAAGGCTGTTTATCTTCACCAATTGGAAAGCAACATGCATCAACTTCTAAACCTTTCTTATTCCATTGAATTTTGAGACTTGCTCTCTGTGATCGTCTGGGTGTGTCTAGATAAACAATGTCGGGACAAACATCAGGAAGCCAACCATTGAGTTCACTCCTGAAGAGTATTCTACCCTCATGACTACCAACTTTGAATCTACATTCCATCTCTGCCAACTTGCACATCCTCTTCTAAAAGCATCTGGAAAAGGAAGCGTTGTGTTCATTTCCTTTGTTGCAGGTGTGGTGAGTGTAGGTTCTGGATCCATCTATGCAGCAATTAAAGGTGAGTTGCTCTCATCATATGATGTACTTTTGCTTAAGCATGATTGTTAAACTAGTATGGTGCGGgtgaaaaagcaaaataattttgtCTCCTTTCTGCTATCTGCAGTGGCAATTAATCAGCTTACAAAAAATCTGGCTTGTGAATGGGCAAAAGATAATATCCGGACCAATTGTGTTGCACCTTGGTGTACCAGAACCTCTCTTGTAGAAAACGTAAGAGTCTCTTTtcccacataagtcaatagtagacttcacaaatctaatagttgatttattgaatttgtagtaGACTATGAGCCAAATATGAATAACTTATTAACCTTTAACAACTTCTTCCAATCtcactaaaattattttttggttattttaatgaggtaatttaatcaaaatggTCTAAATGTCTACTTTTCgcctcactactttaacaaaaaaagtagtgaagtgaacagtactcactaaatttataattactattcactcacttatcgattaaacaactcatttctctttttttttttgcttttcgtttctctttcttcatttaatagttaaaaaataaataaacaaatatttgaaaaataatatttaaatagaatagtaaaagtgaattgttaaaatagtgaagtTGCTGGGgtactctaaaaaaataaattgtcaaaataactgagtaaaatttggtaagACGGCTAGAAATGctctaatgaaataaaatattgtatttacccataaaaataaaaataaaaaaattgtaattttgcaCAATGATTAATGTGAAAATTAAAAACGGTGACTTTGAAAAAGAGATTGATGGAGACCGAAGAATAGGGggtttttaatttatgaaattgACTTATTGaagtatatttttataatatataatatattaatttttacatatatttttaatttgtcgggatttaattttaaaaatatatgtaaaatttatatatttaatgaCATGTCAATTTAGTAGTCCCCAACTTTTTGTGGAATATCAATAGATGTGtgaaaattaatcataattaaaaaataataataatatgtgtgGTTATTCCCACATCTAATCATTTAGTAGTCCCCAACTTATTGTGGAATATCAATAGATGTGtgaaaattaatcataattaaaaaataataataatatgtgtgGTTATTCCCACATCTAATCATCTCCACATAAGGTGTTCTCTTTCAACGTagtattctatatatatatgttctcaggaggtagttcaatcggatGAGAatacgcctaatgaagtggaagtcattagtttgaatccctctctcctcttgtgcggacatgtcaaaaaaaaaaaaaatcctctatatatataaaatttcgaataaacaatatttttttaaaaaattatgtgggaGGAAATTTTTCTAAGATAGTCTATATATTAAACTGATATGTGTTATtaaaatatgtgaaaataaaaaatatacttgaGAATTCATATATCTAATAGACCGAATGAAaggattaaaatatatatatatatatatatatacactttctACGAACTTCGAATAGAATCGCCGTAAAGTAGTATCCCTCTTCGGCCCTTTAGTGCCGTGGACCGTGGTGGGCGAGCATTGAAGTATCCGTATTCTTGTGCAATCACCTTTCTAGGCCCAAACAAATCATTCATTAAGCCCTAGCCTTTCCCGTTTGTAGAATGAAAGTCAAGGCGCTTGGGCCTACTTGGGTTGCAAATGCCtgtttttcttcactttttttttcttttttttttaatgatattattaaatttttacttattaaaataataatgattaaatCAGTACTTTAACATGTATGACTTCGTGAGACAATTATTAACAcgcaaattaattattttattatgatttatattaaattttaagatagagattttaataattttagtgtAGGGATTACTAATTATTTATATAGGGAAGTCTTACATTCGGTTGGAATGGCTAATAATTTTGGTAAAAATTTGTTTAACGAAGGTGatttagggcatgtttgagattgtatttgaggagcctaaaaatatttttaacactcaaaaagtttgcttgaagaaaaaaaaaatactcgtttgataaaataattaaaagcgcttttaaggttcaaaaagcctaaaaatatttaaaacgtACTTATGacaaaagctttaaaatgaagcttttgcttaaaaactctttttaacttaaaaattttatttctcaaacacaatttcaaacaggctcttaaaaaagtgagaaaatgatcatctccatttaatgcactaccatcattaaaatttttagacaacactaccctttaaaataaaaaaaaacatcgtGCTTTAATTAATCTAAATATTTGTTTAGGAAACGAAAAGGTGGAGTGGTGGGCCCCATTTACTGACATTCGAAATACAAGTCACTCACGCAACAAAATGTAAGTTGTCGCCTTCAAATTTGATACTCTTTTCTTTAATAGGAAGGGATGGGAAGTGCATGCAACTGACAGGCCAACGGAAGGAAACGTAGCatttttggcttctttttttctgttaACTATTTGCTTATTACGTGGCAAGTTGTAACCAttggatctttttttttaacagatcCCAGCGGCTTCTCTTTGGAAA
It contains:
- the LOC132188105 gene encoding probable transcriptional regulator RABBIT EARS codes for the protein MEEAPAPAPAAPYWMWMRRKQILQSHSPPSMTTFSLNNNSWEERAFAEDAAGGALGGCIWPPRSYSCNFCNREFRSAQALGGHMNVHRRDRARLKQSLSPINDHSSPTTVASPGDSRVSAALSNIPENLSENHDHTFASAYSSSVIAPSCSETVGVRLEKSTTPSRAHQDHSICLGYDHDYVETDLSVGMNNPFVSSKRSKTSAVSSLSFFLKACSDDNAYHLQTTAEDLDLELRLGDPPKVK
- the LOC132187089 gene encoding tropinone reductase homolog At5g06060-like isoform X2; the encoded protein is MECSGKGPRWSLKVMTALVTGGTRGIGHAVVEELAGFGASVHTCSRNEAELNKCLKEWEAKGFVVSGSVCDASSRAHRERLVEDVASVFGGKLNILINNVGTNIRKPTIEFTPEEYSTLMTTNFESTFHLCQLAHPLLKASGKGSVVFISFVAGVVSVGSGSIYAAIKVAINQLTKNLACEWAKDNIRTNCVAPWCTRTSLVENLIANKKFVEEVSSKTPLERVAEAEEVSSLVAFLCLPAASYITGQTISVDGGMTVNAFQAMAIPN